The Candidatus Eremiobacteraceae bacterium genome window below encodes:
- a CDS encoding GNAT family N-acetyltransferase: protein MQPDATGSQIAEPVHDVTRVRAQPLAAIFEPKTVAVIGATERDASVGRRVFENLVTGTFAGEVFPVNPAHAAIFGKTAYPSVGAVPARIDVAIIVTPAAGVPAVVEECVGAGVRGAIIISAGFREVGAAGAQLEQQILATVRASGMRVVGPNCFGVMSPGIGFNATFARAPARPGTLGFASQSGALGSAILDWSLDQDFGFSRFVSVGSLLDVGWADILYYLGDDPQTKSIIAYMESVGDARSFMSAAREVALVKPIIVIKAGRSDAGAKAAASHTGALTGSDAVLDAAFARCGVLRVDTIEDVFLMSEVLARQPRPRGKRLAILTNAGGPAVLAADALVQGGGEMAVLGAATMARLSSFLPPAWSHGDPVDILGDADGERYASAMAAVSADDASDGVLVIFAPQGISDSDDIAARLAPFARVPNKPVLASWLGGAGSSAGDQRLRKEGIPTVPYPDAASRMFNYMWRYDDALRSLYETPVEQEEAGIDRARAKEIIASATGAGRTLLAEIEAKSLFAAYGIPTVPTLLAASAQDAVRAARSLGFPVAVKLHSHVLTHKSDVGGVVLDVAHDADVVAAFTRIEQAARKAGGAAAFEGVTVQPMITREGYELIVGSSVDAQFGPVLLFGLGGTLVEVFQDSALGLPPLTSTLARQLMERTKIFRALEGLRGRAPVDIAALERVLVNVSRLVGEQRRVKELDINPLLASPSGLVALDARVVLHDASVPDSALPKAAIRPYPRQYEGRWSAADGTGFTIRPIRPDDETLLQRFHETLSESSVYRRYAHVVRLDQRVSHSHLIRSCFIDYDREMALVALPEAGGPAIVAVGRLIKSHEGDEAEFALVVTDEVQRHGLGRELLRRLIDVGRAEGVGRIVGHILADNSAMLHVCKELGFTTAFEADASMLDAYIDL from the coding sequence ATGCAGCCTGACGCGACGGGCTCGCAGATCGCCGAGCCGGTCCATGACGTCACGCGCGTGCGCGCGCAGCCGCTTGCAGCCATCTTCGAGCCCAAGACCGTCGCCGTGATCGGCGCGACCGAACGCGATGCCAGCGTCGGACGGCGCGTGTTCGAGAATCTCGTGACGGGGACGTTCGCCGGCGAGGTCTTCCCGGTCAATCCGGCGCACGCGGCCATTTTCGGCAAGACGGCGTATCCGAGCGTCGGCGCCGTCCCCGCGCGGATCGACGTCGCGATCATCGTGACCCCCGCGGCGGGCGTTCCTGCGGTCGTCGAAGAGTGCGTCGGCGCGGGCGTGCGCGGCGCGATCATCATCTCGGCCGGATTCCGCGAGGTCGGCGCGGCCGGCGCGCAGCTCGAACAGCAGATCCTGGCGACGGTCCGCGCGAGCGGCATGCGCGTGGTCGGCCCGAACTGTTTCGGCGTGATGTCGCCGGGCATCGGCTTCAACGCGACCTTCGCGCGCGCGCCCGCGCGCCCCGGCACGCTGGGGTTCGCCAGCCAGAGCGGCGCGCTGGGCAGCGCTATCCTGGACTGGAGCCTCGACCAAGATTTCGGGTTCAGCCGCTTCGTCTCGGTCGGCTCGTTGCTCGACGTCGGCTGGGCCGACATCCTGTACTATCTGGGCGACGATCCGCAGACCAAGAGCATCATCGCCTACATGGAATCGGTCGGCGATGCGCGTTCGTTCATGTCGGCGGCGCGCGAGGTCGCGTTGGTCAAGCCGATCATCGTCATCAAGGCCGGCCGCAGCGACGCGGGTGCGAAAGCGGCGGCCTCGCACACCGGCGCGCTGACCGGCAGCGACGCGGTGCTCGACGCGGCCTTCGCCCGCTGCGGCGTGCTGCGCGTCGACACGATCGAGGACGTGTTCTTGATGTCAGAAGTGCTCGCGCGCCAACCGCGTCCGCGCGGCAAACGGCTCGCGATCTTGACCAACGCCGGCGGGCCTGCAGTGCTCGCGGCCGATGCGCTCGTCCAAGGCGGCGGCGAGATGGCCGTTCTCGGGGCCGCCACCATGGCGCGGCTGTCCTCGTTCCTCCCGCCGGCATGGAGCCACGGCGATCCGGTCGACATCCTCGGCGACGCCGACGGCGAGCGCTACGCGTCGGCGATGGCGGCGGTCAGCGCGGACGACGCCAGCGACGGCGTGCTCGTCATCTTCGCGCCGCAAGGGATCTCGGATTCGGACGACATCGCGGCGCGGCTCGCGCCCTTCGCCCGCGTGCCGAACAAGCCCGTGCTCGCGAGCTGGCTGGGTGGCGCGGGTTCGTCGGCCGGCGATCAGCGCTTGCGCAAAGAGGGCATACCGACCGTGCCCTATCCCGATGCCGCCAGCCGCATGTTCAACTACATGTGGCGCTACGACGACGCGCTGCGCAGCCTGTACGAGACGCCGGTGGAGCAAGAAGAGGCCGGTATCGATCGCGCGCGGGCGAAAGAGATCATCGCGTCCGCGACCGGCGCGGGCCGCACGCTGCTGGCCGAGATCGAGGCCAAGTCGCTGTTCGCCGCATACGGCATCCCCACCGTGCCGACGCTGCTCGCGGCGTCGGCACAAGACGCCGTTCGCGCTGCCCGTTCGCTCGGGTTTCCGGTGGCCGTCAAACTGCATTCGCACGTGCTCACGCACAAGAGCGACGTCGGCGGCGTGGTCCTCGACGTGGCGCACGACGCCGATGTCGTCGCCGCCTTCACGCGGATCGAGCAGGCCGCACGAAAAGCGGGCGGCGCCGCCGCCTTCGAGGGCGTGACGGTGCAGCCGATGATCACGCGCGAAGGCTACGAGCTGATCGTCGGGAGCAGCGTGGACGCTCAGTTCGGTCCGGTGCTGCTGTTCGGCCTCGGCGGAACGCTCGTCGAGGTCTTCCAAGACAGCGCGTTGGGTCTGCCGCCGCTCACGTCCACGCTTGCGCGCCAATTGATGGAGCGCACCAAGATCTTCCGCGCGCTCGAAGGCCTGCGCGGCCGCGCGCCGGTCGACATCGCCGCGTTGGAACGCGTGCTGGTGAACGTCAGCAGGCTCGTCGGAGAACAGCGCCGCGTCAAGGAGCTCGATATCAACCCGTTGCTCGCATCGCCGTCCGGACTCGTCGCGCTCGATGCGCGCGTGGTGCTGCACGACGCGAGCGTGCCGGACAGCGCACTGCCGAAGGCCGCCATCCGCCCCTATCCGCGCCAATACGAAGGGCGCTGGAGCGCCGCCGACGGCACCGGGTTCACCATCCGCCCGATCCGCCCCGATGACGAGACGCTGCTGCAACGCTTCCACGAGACGCTGTCGGAGAGCAGCGTCTACCGCCGCTACGCGCACGTCGTGCGGCTCGACCAGCGCGTCTCGCATAGCCATCTCATCCGCTCGTGCTTCATCGACTACGACCGCGAGATGGCGCTAGTCGCGCTGCCGGAAGCCGGCGGTCCGGCGATCGTCGCCGTCGGCAGGCTGATCAAGTCGCACGAAGGCGACGAAGCCGAGTTCGCGCTTGTCGTGACCGACGAAGTACAGCGGCACGGCCTAGGCCGCGAGCTCTTGCGCCGTCTCATCGACGTCGGGCGCGCCGAGGGCGTCGGGCGCATCGTCGGCCATATCCTGGCCGACAACAGCGCGATGCTGCACGTGTGCAAAGAGCTGGGATTCACGACCGCGTTCGAAGCCGACGCGTCGATGCTGGACGCGTACATCGACCTTTAG
- a CDS encoding cupredoxin domain-containing protein — translation MAFSISRHLAALAGFAVLMIAAPAFAHPTVDVVAANWKFTPATVEMHVGETTVMHMTSSGGVHGIQSDDLGIPQTVIKPGEFVDVSVTPKKAGTYVIHCTIPCGSGHGDMVLTIVVKP, via the coding sequence ATGGCTTTTTCGATTTCACGGCACCTCGCGGCATTAGCCGGCTTTGCCGTTCTCATGATCGCCGCGCCGGCTTTCGCGCATCCCACGGTCGACGTCGTCGCGGCGAACTGGAAGTTCACGCCGGCGACGGTCGAGATGCATGTCGGTGAGACGACCGTTATGCACATGACCTCGAGCGGCGGCGTCCACGGCATCCAGTCCGACGATCTCGGCATTCCGCAGACCGTCATCAAACCGGGCGAGTTCGTCGACGTCAGCGTCACGCCGAAGAAGGCGGGCACCTACGTGATCCACTGCACGATTCCGTGCGGTAGCGGTCACGGCGATATGGTGCTGACCATCGTGGTCAAGCCGTGA
- a CDS encoding cbb3-type cytochrome c oxidase subunit I, translating into MAVTQVARENGLSLAYVYTATGAIVVGAIFGVLQALSRAQAFVAPAWFDYYRMLTAHGVLMAIVFTTFFICGLSLFMVYRAVPRDRSLTLGWSGFALMLFGTLMATWAILSGNASVLYTFYAPLKAHPAFYIGATLLVIATWFVLAEIFENIIYFRRTHPGERLPLVVHGVACTFAMWFIATIGVATEMLFYLIPWSLGWVPTVDVMMTRMLFWYFGHPLVYFWIMGAYLIWYNVVPVFYGGKVFSDSLTRLAFLLLLILSTPVGIHHEFMEPGISAGWKWVHTMTTYGVVIPSIMTAFAIFASFEMAARRKGQSGFLGVIRSLPWGNPAFAGPALAMVLFIFGGAGGIVNASYSLDTLVHNTMWIVGHFHVTVGGPVALSFVGIAYWLVPALTGRKLWAPKLALAQVWAWFIGMAIMSTGMHWAGILGSPRRTDNVSYFGVAAAHSWQPEMIAAAVGGVILFISILMFATVAIGTRLSNEPGDTAVEFAQAEPEAMPTPAYLDNIGAWAAAAVVLAVLAYIGPIHELIAAHPYGAPGLRTW; encoded by the coding sequence ATGGCGGTGACGCAGGTGGCGCGCGAGAACGGCCTCTCCCTCGCCTATGTCTACACCGCGACCGGCGCGATTGTGGTCGGCGCGATCTTCGGCGTGCTCCAGGCGCTTTCGCGCGCGCAGGCCTTCGTCGCGCCGGCCTGGTTCGATTACTATCGCATGCTCACGGCGCACGGCGTGCTCATGGCCATCGTGTTCACGACGTTCTTCATCTGCGGGCTGTCGCTGTTCATGGTCTACCGCGCGGTGCCGCGCGACCGTTCGCTGACGCTGGGCTGGTCCGGCTTCGCGCTGATGCTGTTCGGCACGCTGATGGCGACCTGGGCGATCTTGTCCGGCAACGCGTCCGTGCTCTACACGTTCTATGCGCCCCTCAAGGCGCATCCGGCCTTCTATATCGGCGCCACGCTGCTGGTTATCGCGACGTGGTTCGTGCTGGCCGAGATCTTCGAGAACATCATCTATTTCCGGCGCACGCATCCAGGCGAACGGCTGCCGCTGGTCGTGCACGGCGTCGCATGCACCTTTGCCATGTGGTTCATCGCCACCATCGGCGTCGCGACCGAAATGCTGTTCTATCTCATCCCGTGGTCGCTTGGCTGGGTGCCCACGGTCGACGTGATGATGACGCGCATGCTGTTCTGGTACTTCGGCCACCCGCTGGTGTATTTCTGGATCATGGGCGCGTATCTGATCTGGTACAACGTCGTGCCCGTGTTCTATGGCGGCAAGGTGTTCAGCGACTCGCTGACGCGGCTCGCGTTCCTGTTGCTCCTCATCCTGTCCACGCCGGTCGGCATCCATCACGAGTTCATGGAGCCCGGCATCTCGGCGGGCTGGAAGTGGGTCCATACGATGACGACCTATGGCGTCGTCATCCCGTCGATCATGACGGCGTTCGCGATCTTCGCCTCATTCGAGATGGCCGCGCGCCGCAAAGGCCAATCCGGGTTCTTGGGCGTCATCCGCTCGCTGCCGTGGGGCAATCCGGCGTTCGCCGGTCCGGCGCTGGCGATGGTGCTGTTCATCTTCGGCGGCGCCGGCGGCATCGTCAACGCGTCGTATAGCCTGGACACGCTGGTGCACAACACGATGTGGATCGTCGGCCACTTCCACGTGACGGTCGGCGGTCCGGTAGCCCTCTCGTTCGTCGGCATCGCTTACTGGCTCGTGCCCGCGCTGACCGGCCGCAAGCTGTGGGCGCCAAAACTGGCGCTCGCGCAGGTCTGGGCATGGTTCATCGGCATGGCGATCATGTCGACCGGCATGCACTGGGCGGGCATCTTGGGCTCGCCGCGCCGCACCGACAACGTCTCGTATTTCGGCGTGGCGGCCGCGCACTCGTGGCAGCCGGAGATGATCGCAGCCGCCGTCGGCGGGGTCATTCTCTTCATCAGCATCCTGATGTTCGCGACCGTCGCGATCGGCACGCGGCTAAGCAACGAGCCGGGCGACACCGCGGTGGAGTTCGCGCAGGCCGAGCCCGAGGCGATGCCGACGCCGGCGTACTTGGACAACATCGGCGCGTGGGCGGCCGCCGCGGTCGTCCTCGCGGTGCTGGCCTATATCGGGCCGATCCACGAACTCATCGCGGCGCACCCATATGGAGCGCCCGGCCTGCGGACCTGGTGA
- a CDS encoding cytochrome c oxidase subunit II → MHIDRLERIWLIFGITALIVFLGIIGTAAISEGILPPSHVQTIDPTKVAQTPPFDNPGLRKIGPNEYEAYVIARYPAFTPHQITVPAGAKVTFFATSPDVVHGFFITNTDVNMLVVPGWVSTSTHVFRTPGQYLLLCNEYCGLDHHFMYGTIEVQ, encoded by the coding sequence GTGCACATCGACCGCCTCGAGCGCATCTGGCTGATCTTCGGGATCACCGCGCTTATCGTGTTCCTGGGCATCATCGGCACCGCGGCGATCAGCGAAGGCATCCTGCCGCCCAGCCATGTCCAGACCATCGATCCGACCAAGGTGGCGCAGACGCCGCCGTTCGACAATCCCGGCCTGCGCAAGATCGGCCCCAACGAGTATGAGGCCTACGTCATCGCGCGCTATCCGGCGTTCACGCCGCACCAGATAACCGTGCCGGCGGGCGCCAAGGTCACCTTTTTCGCCACCAGTCCAGACGTGGTCCACGGTTTCTTCATCACCAACACCGACGTCAACATGCTGGTCGTGCCCGGTTGGGTGAGCACGTCGACCCACGTGTTCCGCACACCCGGCCAGTATCTGCTGCTGTGCAACGAGTACTGCGGTTTGGACCATCATTTCATGTACGGCACGATCGAGGTCCAATGA
- a CDS encoding Rid family detoxifying hydrolase, with amino-acid sequence MKLIATPSAPVPVAAYSQATQARGLVFTAGQIGIDPASGALVEGLDAQTAQAFSNVGAVLQAAGLGPADVAKVTIFMTDLTQFGKVNAIYESFVGGHRPARSTVGVAALPLGALVEIEAIAVQP; translated from the coding sequence ATGAAGCTCATCGCCACCCCCTCCGCCCCCGTCCCCGTGGCCGCCTATTCGCAGGCGACGCAGGCCCGCGGCCTTGTGTTCACAGCCGGCCAGATCGGCATCGATCCGGCATCGGGTGCCCTCGTGGAGGGCCTGGACGCACAGACCGCCCAGGCGTTTTCGAACGTCGGCGCAGTGCTGCAGGCCGCCGGCCTCGGGCCTGCCGATGTCGCCAAAGTGACCATCTTCATGACCGACCTGACGCAGTTCGGCAAGGTCAACGCGATCTACGAAAGCTTTGTCGGGGGGCATCGTCCCGCGCGCTCAACCGTCGGCGTCGCCGCGCTCCCGTTGGGCGCGCTCGTCGAGATCGAGGCGATCGCCGTCCAGCCTTAG